Proteins co-encoded in one Papaver somniferum cultivar HN1 chromosome 5, ASM357369v1, whole genome shotgun sequence genomic window:
- the LOC113282482 gene encoding uncharacterized protein LOC113282482, producing the protein MAMMTTFPFSLINAAGEWFFCLPTGSITTWNKMKKLFLEKYFPASKAVVIRKEICGIRQVSGETLYEYWERYKKLLASCPHHQISDQLVIQYFYEGLLSNDRNLIDAASGGALTNKTIVEATSLLENMVANTQQFYTRGESVVRKVNEVGDSSHMEQRMGNMERMMQQISSVVIPSSYTEDVEQASAMYQNQQRPRYDPYSSTYNPGWRDHPNFSYANKQAAVSNPPFNQQGGYQFLQRLQQEAQGMSIDDKLNLILNTLAQDKQKSEMDMKDIRTQMGQLATTVSKLEAQAAGKLPLQPLNPRETVNAIELRSGKQIEKPAASPESHERDLEKEVDEAAPKKDDLVTNSNSKPFVSTYVTPPPFPSRFAKSNKETLDKEIWEIFKKIEVNIPLIEAIRQVPRYAKFLKELCTNKNKLTGNEVMSVGESASAYL; encoded by the coding sequence ATGGCTATGATGACaacttttcctttctcccttataAATGCTGCAGGAGAGTGGTTCTTTTGCTTACCCACTGGAAGTATAACCACATGGAATAAAATGAAGAAGTTGTTCCTTGAGAAGTATTTTCCAGCATCAAAAGCAGTTGTGATTCGCAAAGAGATTTGTGGTATTAGACAAGTATCGGGAGAGACTCTCTATGAGTATTGGGAGCGCTACAAGAAGCTTTTAgctagctgtccacaccaccaaatcAGCGATCAACTTGTGATTCAATATTTCTATGAGGGGTTGCTTTCTAATGATAGAAATTTGATCGATGccgcaagtggtggtgcactcaCCAACAAAACCATTGTTGAAGCTACAAGCTTGTTAGAAAACATGGTTGCAAACACTCAACAATTCTACACTCGAGGTGAATCAGTGGTAAGGAAAGTGAATGAAGTTGGTGATTCTTCACATATGGAACAACGGATGGGTAACATGGAGAGGATGATGCAACAAATATCATCTGTCGTCATACCATCATCATACACCGAAGATGTTGAGCAAGCAAGTGCCatgtaccaaaatcagcaaaggCCAAGATATGATCCATATTCCAGCACATATAATCCGGGTTGGCGTGATCATCCTAATTTCAGCTACGCCAACAAACAAGCTGCAGTTTCTAATCCACCTTTCAATCAACAAGGTGGGTACCAATTCTTGCAAAGGCTGCAACAAGAAGCTCAAGGCATGAGTATAGATGATAAGTTGAATCTCATTCTCAACACATTGGCGCAAGATAAGCAAAAGTCAGAGATGGATATGAAGGACATCCGAACACAAATGGGTCAACTAGCTACTACCGTAAGCAAATTGGAAGCACAAGCAGCTGGAAAACTTCCTTTGCAACCATTGAATCCTAGGGAGACTGTCAATGCTATTGAGTTGCGAAGTGGGAAACAAATAGAGAAACCGGCAGCATCACCGGAGTCCCATGAACGTGATTTAGAGAAAGAAGTGGACGAAGCAGCCCCTAAAAAGGATGATTTGGTAACAAATTCTAACTCTAAACCTTTtgtttctacttatgttactCCTCCACCTTTTCCTAGCAGGTTTGCAAAGTCAAATAAGGAGACGTTGGACAAAGAGATTTGGGAAATCTTTAAGAAGATCGAAGTGAACATTCCACTCATTGAGGCGATAAGGCAGGTTCCTCGCTATGCAAAGTTCTTgaaggaattgtgcactaacaagaACAAATTGaccggtaatgaggtaatgagtgtgggggagagTGCTTCGGCATATCTttaa